From one Lolium rigidum isolate FL_2022 chromosome 4, APGP_CSIRO_Lrig_0.1, whole genome shotgun sequence genomic stretch:
- the LOC124708562 gene encoding probable plastid-lipid-associated protein 10, chloroplastic produces MRGSGTDQGPPPFRPQRKMALAAAPLRRFPTAPRRPPPSPVSQRYARLRPPHSRRRSPLLLAAAAAAPLTAADTEGRKHELLRAVQETLRGSAASSDQRAAIEEAIVCVEELGAGEGAPLDLAALDGTWRLCYTSASDVLMLFEAAEKLPLLQVGQIYQKFECKDRSDGGVIRNVVRWSIQNLLEEQEGATLMVSAKFDVLSKRNIFLQFEEVAVENIKISEQLQAQIAPAILPRSFLSLQILQFLRTFRAQVPLSGPERRSPGGLYYLSYLDRDMLLGRSVGGGGVFVFTRAQPLL; encoded by the exons ATGCGTGGCAGTGGAACTGACCAAGGACCTCCGCCCTTTCGTCCACAGAGAAAAATGGCGCTCGCCGCCGCTCCCCTACGCCGGTTCCCGACCGCTCCTCGTCGACCACCCCCATCTCCGGTCTCCCAGAGATACGCCCGCCTCCGGCCACCGCACTCACGCCGCAGATCCCCTctgctcctcgccgccgcggctGCTGCCCCGCTCACCGCA GCGGACACGGAGGGGCGGAAGCACGAGCTGCTGCGGGCGGTGCAGGAGACGCTGCGCGGCTCCGCGGCCAGCTCCGACCAGCGCGCGGCCATCGAGGAGGCCATC GTGTGCGTGGAGGAGCTCGGCGCCGGGGAGGGGGCGCCGCTGGACCTCGCGGCACTCGACGGTACCTGGAGGCTGTGCTACACGTCGGCGTCGGACGTGCTCATGCTGTTCGAGGCGGCTGAGAAGCTTCCTCTCCTGCAG GTAGGGCAAATTTACCAGAAATTCGAGTGCAAAGATCGATCAGATGGTGGAGTCATCCGGAATGTCGTGCGGTGGAGCATCCAGAACTTGCTGGAG GAGCAAGAAGGTGCAACGCTGATggtctctgcaaaatttgatgtTCTGTCTAAACGCAACATATTTCTTCAGTTTGAGGAG GTTGCTGTAGAAAATATCAAGATAAGTGAGCAGCTGCAAGCACAAATAGCTCCTGCTATACTTCCTCGGTCATTTTTGAGTCTTCAG ATACTGCagttccttagaacttttcgagcTCAAGTTCCTCTCAGTGGACCTGAAAG ACGATCACCTGGAGGATTATACTACCTTTCTTACCTTGACCGTGATATGCTCCTGGGGCGTTCAGTTGGCGGTGGTGGAGTTTTTGTTTTCACAAGAGCCCAGCCTCTGCTATGA
- the LOC124649031 gene encoding protein RESPONSE TO LOW SULFUR 2-like has translation MARKTAAAMDGKSSELARAMAEAEAREERLRRELEAALARVAVAEEAEERLCVQLGELEAEAMEQALEYQQHVRALSERLAFMDGVLRSSGALQSGVVAGGMH, from the coding sequence ATGGCGAGGAAGACAGCCGCGGCCATGGACGGCAAGAGCTCGGAGCTCgcgagggcgatggccgaggcggaggcgagagaggagcggctgcggcgggagctggaggcggcgctggcgcgggtggccgtggcggaggaggccgaggagcggCTGTGCGTGCAGCTCGGCGAGCTGGAGGCGGAGGCCATGGAGCAGGCTCTCGAGTACCAGCAGCACGTCAGGGCGCTCTCCGAGAGGCTCGCCTTCATGGACGGCGTGCTCAGGTCCTCCGGCGCCCTCCAGAGCGGCGTCGTCGCCGGCGGCATGCACTGA